From Taeniopygia guttata chromosome 29, bTaeGut7.mat, whole genome shotgun sequence, a single genomic window includes:
- the DTX3 gene encoding probable E3 ubiquitin-protein ligase DTX3, with protein sequence MGSPVSFVLSRMSGCGGPSKSRVTVPKRVWEFVTRERAARLALLAQEARVRILVDGETPELYVLQLCATPPGSSALCPARKALKALLKETEKELKKRNQRHGETPGVCSEPPVGAAGSGAARDEEPERQCPICLGEMRCPRTLERCRHSFCGECIARALQVRSACPVCGRFYGQLVGNQPPDGRMLVSRDAALPLPGYEAFGTIIIQYVFPPGVQGVEHPNPGVRYPGTTRVAYLPDCPEGNKVLGLFRKAFAQRLTFTVGTSLTTGRANVITWNDIHHKTNCTGGPQLFGYPDPTYLARVQEELRAKGITED encoded by the exons AAGAGCCGGGTGACGGTTCCCAAACGTGTGTGGGAGTTCGTGACGCGGGAGCGCGCGGCGCGCCTGGCGCTGCTGGCGCAGGAGGCGCGGGTGCGGATCCTGGTGGACGGCGAGACCCCCGAGCTCTACGTGCTGCAGCTCTGCGCCACCCCCCCGGGCAGCTCCGCGCTCTGCCCGGCCCGCAAAGCCCTCAAGGCGCTGCTCAAGGAGACCGAGAAGGAGCTGAAGAAGCGCAACCAGCGGCACGGTGAGACACCGGGGGTCTGCTCCGAGCCACCCGTGGGTGCCGCCGGTTCGGGCGCGGCGCGGGACGAGGAGCCGGAGCGGCAGTGCCCGATCTGCCTGGGCGAGATGCGGTGCCCGCGCACGCTGGAGCGCTGCCGGCACTCGTTCTGCGGGGAGTGCATCGCGCGGGCGCTGCAGGTGCGCTCCGCCTGCCCCGTCTGCGGCCGCTTCTACGGGCAGCTGGTGGGCAACCAGCCCCCCGACGGGCGCATGCTGGTGAGCCGCGACGCCGCGCTGCCGCTGCCCGGCTACGAGGCCTTCGGCACCATCATCATCCAGTACGTCTTCCCGCCCGGCGTGCAGGGG GTGGAGCACCCCAACCCGGGCGTGCGGTACCCGGGCACCACGCGCGTGGCGTACCTGCCCGACTGCCCCGAGGGCAACAAGGTGCTGGGGCTGTTCCGCAAGGCCTTCGCCCAGCGCCTCACCTTCACCGTGGGCACCTCGCTGACCACCGGCCGTGCCAACGTCATCACCTGGAACGACATCCACCACAAGACCAACTGCACCGGCGGGCCCCAGCT gtTCGGGTACCCCGACCCCACGTACCTCGCCCgggtgcaggaggagctgcggGCCAAGGGCATCACCGAGGACTga